A stretch of the Sphingosinithalassobacter tenebrarum genome encodes the following:
- a CDS encoding EscU/YscU/HrcU family type III secretion system export apparatus switch protein — MAESFGEKTEAPTPKRKQKAREDGNVLKSRDFAAALVVLAGCGWMAAMGPAMLSACREVMRASFTFGRADVEHFEPWRALAEAGWKLAPSLGSLLVLVLVAAIASQAGIGALTWNGKLIAPKASRINPASGLKRIFGPNGWIELGKSLLKVCLLVAIGWWMLQSASGSMLGLVRSDIDSAIGSLGGQFVALVFAMAGGLAIIAGIDLPVQIVRHLHKLKMTKQEVKDEHKEAEGSPENKSAQRQRQREIVKGGLRGSVQTAHVVITNPTHFSVALRYDQGADQVPVVVAKGRGQTALAIRELAAEFAVPLLEYPALARACYYTSREGQEIRDDLYLAVATVLAFVFGLNRSAGGLPPSIDLPETALFDENGLQPGGQR; from the coding sequence ATGGCGGAATCGTTCGGCGAAAAGACCGAGGCACCAACTCCCAAGCGCAAGCAAAAGGCGCGCGAGGACGGCAATGTCCTAAAGTCGCGCGATTTTGCCGCCGCGCTGGTCGTGCTTGCCGGATGCGGATGGATGGCGGCGATGGGGCCGGCGATGCTTTCGGCCTGCCGCGAAGTGATGCGCGCCAGCTTCACTTTCGGCCGCGCCGATGTCGAACATTTCGAACCCTGGCGCGCGCTTGCGGAAGCCGGGTGGAAGCTCGCGCCGTCGCTCGGCAGCCTGCTGGTACTGGTGCTGGTCGCCGCGATCGCCAGCCAGGCGGGGATCGGCGCGCTCACCTGGAACGGCAAGCTGATCGCGCCCAAGGCGTCCCGGATCAATCCTGCCTCGGGGCTGAAGCGCATCTTCGGTCCGAACGGCTGGATCGAGTTGGGCAAGTCGCTGCTCAAGGTGTGCCTGCTCGTCGCGATCGGCTGGTGGATGCTGCAAAGCGCATCGGGATCGATGCTCGGCCTCGTCCGCTCGGATATCGACAGTGCCATCGGCTCGCTCGGCGGCCAGTTCGTCGCGCTCGTCTTCGCGATGGCGGGCGGGCTGGCGATCATCGCCGGCATCGACCTGCCGGTGCAGATCGTCCGCCACCTGCACAAGCTGAAGATGACCAAGCAGGAAGTGAAGGACGAGCACAAGGAAGCCGAAGGCTCGCCCGAAAACAAGTCGGCGCAGCGCCAGCGCCAGCGCGAAATCGTCAAGGGCGGGCTGCGCGGCAGCGTGCAGACCGCGCATGTCGTGATCACCAACCCGACGCATTTCTCGGTCGCGCTGCGCTATGATCAGGGGGCGGACCAGGTTCCGGTGGTGGTCGCCAAGGGGCGCGGCCAGACCGCGCTGGCGATCCGCGAGCTGGCCGCCGAATTCGCCGTGCCGCTGCTCGAATATCCCGCGCTCGCGCGCGCCTGCTACTATACCAGCCGCGAAGGCCAGGAAATCCGCGACGACCTCTATCTCGCCGTCGCGACGGTGCTCGCCTTCGTCTTCGGCCTCAATCGCAGCGCCGGCGGCTTGCCGCCGTCGATCGACCTGCCCGAAACCGCGCTGTTCGACGAAAACGGCCTTCAGCCGGGCGGACAACGCTAA
- a CDS encoding flagellar export chaperone FliS: MVRYASPLAASPAETYRRIDIAGRTGEADPHRLVELLYEEGIAALRAAAHAMEQRQPGIRNDRISRATAILFALEAGLDFEQGGDISRTLATFYHGVRQQVLAASTGNDPAPLRDAAESLAEIAGAWGSVRAG, translated from the coding sequence ATGGTCCGCTACGCATCCCCTTTGGCCGCGAGCCCGGCGGAAACCTATCGCCGCATCGACATCGCCGGCCGTACCGGCGAAGCCGATCCGCATCGTCTGGTCGAACTGCTTTACGAAGAGGGGATTGCAGCGCTGCGGGCCGCCGCCCATGCGATGGAGCAGCGCCAGCCGGGAATCCGCAACGATCGCATTTCCCGCGCGACGGCGATCCTGTTCGCGCTGGAGGCGGGGCTGGATTTCGAACAGGGCGGCGACATCTCGCGCACGCTCGCGACTTTCTATCACGGGGTCCGCCAGCAGGTGCTGGCCGCCTCGACAGGCAACGATCCCGCGCCGTTGCGTGATGCCGCTGAAAGCCTGGCGGAAATCGCCGGGGCCTGGGGCAGCGTTCGCGCCGGTTGA
- the fliQ gene encoding flagellar biosynthesis protein FliQ, giving the protein MDADYFLTVARQAVWVLALASAPILIPALLSGLVLGMVQAATSINEQTLSFVPKLAIVGFSLVIFGGMILGLLADFTLDIFARIPELVH; this is encoded by the coding sequence ATGGACGCAGATTATTTCCTTACCGTCGCGCGGCAGGCCGTCTGGGTGCTCGCGCTGGCATCGGCGCCGATCCTGATCCCGGCGCTGCTGTCGGGCCTGGTCCTCGGCATGGTGCAGGCGGCGACGTCGATCAACGAACAGACGCTGTCCTTCGTGCCAAAGCTGGCGATCGTCGGGTTCAGTCTCGTCATTTTCGGCGGGATGATCCTGGGGCTGCTCGCCGATTTCACGCTCGATATCTTCGCGCGCATTCCCGAGCTGGTGCACTAG
- a CDS encoding CaiB/BaiF CoA transferase family protein, producing MEFTHGPLAGVRIVEFGSTGQVPFAAMLLADMGCDVVRIRRQAPDGSVVAPTLFRGRSEISLDLSDPAAREQALALISLADGVMEGFRPGTMEQLELDPARCLNANPRLVYGRAGGWGFDGPLSQRAGNDINHLALTGALHALGSESTPMPPLNLVGECGGALYLALGMVAGILSSQATGRGQVVDAAQIDGTASMMTLYYALHSGGRWFDKRAANLVDGGAPFYRCYGCADGRHVAVGALEPAYFRALCEGLEIDPARFKQFDRAVWPEMETTFAEAFSRRTRDEWAETFAEVDACVTPVLSLAEAPEHPHNRARDLFGSPLGMTQPMPAPRFSASPSQATAQGAEDLETVLSRWE from the coding sequence GTGGAATTCACGCACGGACCGCTGGCGGGTGTACGGATTGTCGAGTTCGGATCGACCGGGCAGGTGCCCTTCGCCGCGATGCTGCTCGCCGATATGGGCTGCGACGTCGTGCGCATCCGTCGGCAGGCGCCCGACGGCAGTGTCGTCGCCCCGACGCTCTTTCGCGGCCGTTCGGAAATCTCGCTCGACCTTTCCGATCCCGCCGCGCGCGAACAGGCACTGGCGCTGATCTCGCTCGCCGACGGTGTCATGGAAGGCTTCCGGCCCGGCACGATGGAACAGCTCGAGCTCGATCCGGCGCGCTGCCTCAACGCCAATCCGCGGCTGGTCTATGGCCGTGCCGGCGGCTGGGGGTTCGACGGCCCGCTTTCGCAGCGCGCCGGAAACGACATCAATCATCTCGCGCTCACCGGCGCGCTCCATGCGCTGGGCAGCGAATCGACTCCGATGCCGCCGCTCAATCTGGTCGGAGAGTGCGGCGGCGCGCTGTATCTTGCGCTCGGCATGGTGGCCGGGATCCTGTCGTCGCAGGCGACCGGCCGCGGACAGGTCGTCGATGCTGCGCAGATCGACGGCACGGCGTCGATGATGACACTCTATTACGCGCTGCATTCCGGCGGACGCTGGTTCGACAAGCGCGCGGCCAATCTGGTCGACGGCGGCGCGCCCTTCTATCGCTGCTATGGCTGCGCCGACGGGCGCCATGTCGCGGTCGGCGCGCTCGAGCCCGCTTATTTCCGTGCGCTGTGCGAGGGTCTCGAAATAGATCCGGCGCGGTTCAAGCAATTCGATCGTGCCGTATGGCCGGAGATGGAAACCACCTTCGCGGAGGCTTTTTCGCGCCGGACGCGCGACGAATGGGCGGAGACATTCGCCGAAGTCGATGCGTGCGTGACTCCGGTACTGTCGCTCGCCGAGGCGCCCGAGCATCCGCATAATCGCGCGCGCGATCTGTTCGGATCCCCGCTCGGCATGACTCAGCCGATGCCCGCGCCGCGCTTTTCGGCTTCGCCTTCGCAAGCCACCGCGCAAGGCGCCGAGGATCTGGAAACGGTACTGTCGCGCTGGGAATAG
- the fliP gene encoding flagellar type III secretion system pore protein FliP (The bacterial flagellar biogenesis protein FliP forms a type III secretion system (T3SS)-type pore required for flagellar assembly.) gives MALVGLMLFAAPAFAQAAPAPMPAPTPGVGDALDRALGDLGGGDAPLSLSLQVLIIMGLLTILPGIILMMTSFTRIVIVLAILRQALGLQQTPPNQVLIGLSLFLSFFVMAPVVNQANTSAIQPYAEGRISSTEMISGVGDALHGFMLKQTRVKDVTMFADMADSGPYAEPEDVPFSVLLPAFLTSELKTAFQIGFLIFLPFIVIDLVVATVLMSLGMMMMSPTIISLPFKLLLFVLVDGWALTMGSLASSFVT, from the coding sequence ATGGCGCTGGTGGGGCTGATGCTGTTCGCCGCGCCTGCTTTCGCGCAGGCCGCGCCGGCACCGATGCCCGCGCCGACGCCGGGGGTGGGCGATGCACTCGATCGCGCGCTGGGCGACCTTGGCGGCGGCGATGCGCCGCTCAGCCTGTCGCTTCAGGTCCTCATCATCATGGGCCTGCTCACGATCCTGCCGGGCATCATCCTGATGATGACCAGCTTTACGCGGATCGTGATCGTGCTCGCCATCCTGCGTCAGGCGCTGGGGCTGCAGCAGACGCCGCCCAACCAGGTGCTGATCGGCCTGTCGCTGTTCCTCAGCTTTTTCGTGATGGCGCCGGTGGTCAATCAGGCCAATACCAGCGCGATCCAGCCCTATGCCGAAGGCCGGATCAGCTCGACCGAAATGATTTCGGGCGTCGGCGATGCGCTGCACGGCTTCATGCTCAAGCAGACGCGGGTCAAGGACGTCACCATGTTCGCCGACATGGCCGATAGCGGCCCCTATGCGGAGCCCGAGGACGTACCCTTTTCGGTGCTGCTGCCGGCGTTCCTGACCAGCGAACTCAAGACCGCCTTCCAGATCGGCTTTCTCATCTTCCTGCCCTTCATCGTCATCGACCTCGTCGTCGCGACGGTGCTGATGAGTCTCGGCATGATGATGATGTCGCCGACGATCATATCGCTGCCCTTCAAGCTGCTGCTCTTCGTCCTGGTTGACGGATGGGCGCTGACGATGGGCTCTCTTGCCTCAAGCTTTGTGACCTAG
- a CDS encoding flagellar hook-length control protein FliK yields MIQIAANSVAGPAMFQPGEAPLSAGSSEFALAFASAGKLAAPMPGGKLAASERLAIAGGGKILPEAAKEAGDESGDTGEADAATVPFGWIAPALAVETVPVTEAAAGAAKPAQAPPAGAAPAREDTNKALAESQAAPFAGSASGGADPANTGGTAAQDIAPALRVATADARGTALPASQLPAAVSAEGAPVSDSAARTAAAPLPPFGGTAGSGPQGNIVAAATSSPPGGAPVAASNGADGVRKQGGDGKAAVRPVVDAAPARTVDASIETLPPPAIRTGDAPQIQLAATASVPANPLVRDIMPRALAGDWSREDARNPASRSGGAAGIETLIAGRPTVIDTRSVAAAADAGAMQLDTRRDQWIEDMIDHIDVLRDANGTRTARLRLTPDALGRLDISVQRQGDSLHVRIDAHEHAARTMIADAAPRLAELAEARGMRLSHGFSDAAAGQSGTNMGGGHGSAPQNAPRRPDAPASARGAAAATDSETADRIA; encoded by the coding sequence ATGATTCAGATTGCCGCGAATTCGGTTGCCGGTCCGGCGATGTTCCAGCCGGGAGAAGCACCGCTTTCCGCCGGTTCGAGCGAATTCGCGCTGGCATTCGCTTCGGCGGGCAAGCTCGCCGCGCCGATGCCGGGCGGCAAGCTGGCGGCAAGCGAGCGGCTGGCGATTGCCGGGGGCGGCAAGATCTTGCCGGAGGCGGCAAAGGAGGCCGGAGATGAGAGCGGCGACACCGGTGAGGCCGACGCCGCGACGGTGCCCTTCGGCTGGATCGCTCCGGCGCTCGCGGTCGAAACCGTACCGGTGACAGAGGCTGCTGCCGGGGCCGCAAAGCCTGCTCAGGCACCGCCGGCCGGCGCTGCCCCGGCGCGCGAAGACACGAACAAGGCGCTGGCCGAGAGCCAGGCCGCGCCATTCGCGGGATCGGCATCGGGGGGTGCCGATCCCGCGAACACCGGCGGCACGGCGGCACAGGACATTGCGCCCGCGCTGCGCGTCGCCACCGCCGATGCCCGGGGCACCGCGCTCCCGGCATCGCAATTGCCCGCGGCCGTTTCGGCCGAGGGCGCACCGGTTTCGGACAGTGCCGCGCGCACTGCTGCGGCGCCGCTTCCGCCGTTCGGGGGGACGGCCGGAAGCGGCCCGCAGGGAAATATCGTGGCAGCCGCCACATCGTCGCCGCCGGGTGGCGCTCCGGTCGCTGCCTCGAACGGCGCGGATGGCGTGCGGAAGCAGGGTGGAGACGGCAAAGCCGCCGTCCGACCGGTTGTCGATGCGGCGCCCGCGCGGACAGTGGACGCGTCGATCGAGACTCTGCCGCCGCCCGCGATCCGAACGGGCGACGCCCCGCAGATCCAGCTTGCCGCTACGGCGTCCGTGCCCGCCAACCCGCTGGTCCGCGACATCATGCCGCGCGCACTGGCGGGCGATTGGTCGCGCGAGGACGCACGCAATCCGGCAAGCCGCTCGGGCGGCGCGGCGGGCATCGAAACGCTGATCGCCGGGCGTCCCACCGTGATCGACACGCGCAGCGTCGCCGCCGCCGCCGATGCCGGAGCAATGCAGCTCGATACGCGCCGCGACCAGTGGATCGAGGACATGATCGATCATATCGACGTGCTGCGTGACGCGAACGGCACGCGCACCGCGCGGCTGCGGCTGACGCCCGACGCGCTCGGGCGGCTCGACATCTCGGTGCAGCGCCAGGGCGATTCGCTGCATGTGCGGATCGACGCGCACGAACATGCCGCGCGTACCATGATCGCCGACGCCGCGCCGCGCCTCGCCGAACTGGCCGAGGCGCGCGGCATGCGCCTGTCGCACGGCTTTTCCGACGCCGCCGCCGGCCAGTCCGGCACGAATATGGGGGGCGGGCACGGCTCCGCTCCGCAGAACGCGCCGCGCCGGCCCGATGCACCGGCTTCGGCGCGCGGTGCCGCCGCCGCGACCGATTCCGAAACCGCTGACCGCATTGCCTGA
- a CDS encoding NADPH-dependent FMN reductase, which translates to MTNPHIVALGGTLRPQSSTGQALAAALAVAEARGARTTLLTGDAIDFPNFDPETAFDAPNVAAFVDTLRSADAVLIGSPGYHGTLSGLVKNALDHVELTRGDDRVYFDGLPVGLISTAAGWQAAVSTLQALRTIVHALRGWPTPLGVAINTAGDGDAIAECSDQMALMVGQMFAFLDRR; encoded by the coding sequence ATGACCAATCCGCATATCGTCGCGCTCGGCGGCACGCTGCGCCCGCAATCCTCCACCGGCCAGGCACTGGCGGCGGCGCTCGCCGTTGCAGAGGCACGCGGCGCCCGCACGACATTGCTTACCGGCGATGCCATCGACTTCCCCAATTTCGACCCGGAAACCGCGTTCGATGCGCCCAATGTCGCCGCTTTCGTCGATACGCTGCGCAGCGCGGACGCGGTGCTGATCGGGTCGCCGGGCTATCACGGCACGCTTTCCGGGCTGGTCAAGAACGCGCTCGATCATGTCGAACTGACGCGCGGGGACGATCGCGTCTATTTCGACGGTCTCCCCGTCGGGCTGATTTCGACGGCGGCAGGGTGGCAGGCGGCGGTTTCCACGCTGCAGGCGCTGCGCACCATCGTCCATGCGCTGCGCGGCTGGCCGACACCGCTGGGCGTCGCGATCAACACCGCGGGGGATGGCGATGCCATCGCCGAATGCAGCGATCAGATGGCGCTCATGGTCGGGCAGATGTTCGCCTTCCTCGACCGGCGCTGA
- the fliD gene encoding flagellar filament capping protein FliD, translating to MPTASIISTLGAGSGIDTKQLVSDLVDAQYAAQTAKYETNSEKLEAQISSVGELLSGITGFSNALKSRASDGSLTTQPTVSDSSILSVSAQSGAALKGLDTQIEVRQLASAQVSSSEVIADPQAHIGTGTLTLAFGTAEVADGEMTGFTPGATSVDIAIGEEDGSLQGIADAINAADAGVTASILTDADGARLVLKSATGAAQAFTLTATETEGDEGLAALNVGVGATGTSIGTAAADAIVAVDGVAVRRSTNSMGDLIPGVDIDLARASPGTLVKLGVRQPTAALSGIVSDFVDTFNEYLGMVREATDPSSGTLASDSAVRTLSRSLGGMTLQKLVPDAAPGVPSTLAEIGVATNRDGTLSIDAERLAAVLASNPQAVEKMFSASAGLPKKLAEIADAAANAKTGLAASETRFNDRQEELDESREKALADAETMRTRLTQQYAAMEARVASYRSTQDFLKQQVDAWNGAND from the coding sequence ATGCCGACCGCTTCGATCATATCCACGCTGGGCGCCGGTTCGGGCATCGATACCAAGCAGCTCGTCAGCGATCTGGTCGACGCGCAATATGCCGCGCAGACCGCCAAATACGAAACCAACAGCGAGAAGCTCGAAGCGCAGATTTCGTCGGTCGGCGAGCTGCTGTCGGGGATTACCGGCTTTTCCAACGCGCTCAAGTCGCGCGCCAGCGATGGCAGCCTTACGACGCAGCCGACGGTTTCGGACAGCAGCATCCTTTCGGTCTCCGCCCAGTCGGGAGCGGCGCTCAAGGGCCTCGATACGCAGATCGAAGTGCGCCAGCTCGCCTCGGCGCAAGTGAGCAGCAGCGAAGTGATTGCCGATCCGCAGGCGCATATCGGCACCGGCACGCTGACGCTCGCCTTTGGCACCGCCGAAGTCGCCGATGGCGAAATGACCGGCTTCACGCCCGGCGCGACCAGCGTCGATATCGCTATCGGAGAGGAAGACGGCTCGCTTCAGGGCATTGCCGATGCGATCAACGCCGCCGATGCGGGCGTCACGGCCTCCATTCTTACCGATGCCGACGGCGCGCGGCTCGTGCTCAAGAGCGCAACCGGGGCGGCGCAGGCTTTCACGCTGACCGCGACCGAGACCGAAGGCGACGAGGGGCTCGCCGCGCTCAATGTCGGCGTCGGCGCCACCGGCACGTCGATCGGCACGGCCGCCGCCGACGCGATCGTCGCGGTGGACGGCGTCGCGGTACGCCGGTCGACCAATAGCATGGGCGACCTCATCCCCGGCGTCGATATCGATCTGGCCCGCGCCTCGCCCGGAACGCTGGTCAAGCTGGGCGTGCGCCAGCCGACCGCGGCGCTGAGCGGGATCGTCAGCGATTTCGTCGATACCTTCAACGAATATCTCGGCATGGTCCGCGAAGCGACCGATCCGTCGAGCGGCACGCTGGCCAGCGATTCGGCGGTGCGCACGCTTTCGCGCTCGCTCGGCGGCATGACGCTCCAGAAACTGGTGCCGGACGCCGCGCCGGGCGTTCCCTCGACGCTCGCCGAAATCGGCGTGGCGACCAATCGGGACGGAACGCTCTCGATCGATGCCGAGCGGCTCGCGGCGGTGCTGGCAAGCAATCCGCAGGCAGTGGAGAAGATGTTCTCCGCCTCGGCCGGGCTGCCGAAGAAGCTTGCTGAAATCGCCGATGCAGCGGCGAATGCCAAAACCGGGCTGGCGGCGAGCGAGACGCGCTTCAACGATCGCCAGGAAGAACTCGACGAAAGTCGGGAAAAGGCGCTCGCCGACGCTGAAACGATGCGTACCCGGCTGACTCAGCAATATGCGGCGATGGAAGCGCGCGTTGCGTCCTATCGCTCGACCCAGGACTTCCTGAAGCAGCAGGTCGACGCCTGGAACGGCGCGAACGATTGA
- a CDS encoding flagellar motor switch protein FliM, which produces MVNSPSQTAAPERRERPRTGADHAPALGASNLNPFGDLVALQHLSARLAKGLKPMLEGLMRRELRCWAEPLEVARFSDYRASRGEGLTAWQPLAMEPGRARALIVIDGKLVLEMLDAFFGGEGEAPSPMPEEFTTSAETMVARIARGMIAPLGTAWEPVSRISFAEVADANCASAPDLGEAAVVVTRFGFAVGEAAPVHFDLIYPMAGLKPHGSKLTAKVQSAQADVAPQWRTELTRAVMSVKLPVRSVLAEPMITLGRLMELKTGDIIPIEFGPEAPVMVGDRRLGTGQVGTSGGHAAVRLTSLEDIQEGDFQ; this is translated from the coding sequence ATGGTTAACAGCCCTTCACAAACAGCGGCGCCCGAACGGCGCGAACGCCCCCGGACCGGCGCCGATCACGCGCCGGCGCTGGGCGCTTCGAATCTCAACCCGTTCGGCGACCTGGTCGCGCTGCAGCATCTTTCGGCGCGGCTCGCCAAGGGGCTGAAGCCGATGCTCGAGGGTCTGATGCGGCGCGAGCTGCGCTGCTGGGCCGAGCCACTCGAAGTGGCGCGCTTCTCTGACTATCGCGCATCGCGCGGCGAGGGGCTGACGGCGTGGCAGCCGCTGGCGATGGAGCCGGGGCGTGCGCGCGCGCTGATCGTCATCGACGGCAAGCTGGTGCTCGAAATGCTCGACGCCTTTTTCGGCGGCGAAGGCGAAGCGCCCAGCCCGATGCCCGAGGAATTCACGACATCGGCCGAAACGATGGTGGCACGGATTGCGCGCGGCATGATCGCGCCGCTGGGCACCGCGTGGGAGCCGGTCAGCAGGATCAGCTTCGCCGAAGTCGCCGACGCCAATTGCGCCTCCGCCCCCGATCTGGGCGAAGCGGCGGTCGTGGTGACTCGCTTCGGCTTTGCCGTCGGCGAAGCCGCGCCGGTGCATTTCGACCTGATCTATCCAATGGCCGGCCTCAAGCCGCACGGATCGAAACTGACCGCCAAGGTCCAGTCGGCGCAGGCCGATGTCGCGCCGCAATGGCGGACCGAGCTGACGCGCGCGGTGATGTCCGTGAAGCTGCCGGTGCGCTCCGTGCTGGCGGAACCGATGATCACGCTGGGCAGGCTGATGGAGCTCAAGACCGGCGACATCATCCCGATCGAATTCGGCCCCGAAGCGCCGGTGATGGTGGGCGACCGCCGTCTCGGCACGGGGCAGGTCGGCACCTCGGGCGGCCATGCTGCCGTGCGGCTGACATCGCTTGAAGACATCCAAGAGGGGGATTTCCAATGA
- the fliN gene encoding flagellar motor switch protein FliN, giving the protein MNDMTGGFPVDAALAANLRLLQDVGVKLTVEIGSTQLSLRELLALGEDSVIELDREANELLDVFVNGTLIGRGEVVTVGDKFGVRMTELVNPEKRVATA; this is encoded by the coding sequence ATGAACGACATGACCGGCGGATTTCCGGTCGACGCGGCGCTGGCGGCCAATTTGCGGCTGCTCCAGGACGTCGGCGTCAAGTTGACCGTCGAGATCGGTTCGACGCAGCTGTCGCTGCGTGAGTTGCTCGCGCTCGGCGAGGACAGCGTGATCGAACTCGATCGCGAAGCCAACGAACTGCTCGACGTCTTCGTCAACGGCACGCTGATCGGCCGCGGCGAAGTCGTCACCGTCGGCGACAAGTTCGGCGTGCGCATGACCGAGCTGGTCAACCCGGAAAAGCGAGTCGCCACCGCATGA
- the fliR gene encoding flagellar biosynthetic protein FliR translates to MNMGFGLSVEPQLWALLFVMVRVGAAFLAAPVFSAVSIPLPARIALTGAIGVLTMHAAPVVAPDEIFSITTMLMVAAEAMVGLALGFVLQIAFAAPLVASEVMGVSMGLGFAQAVDPQSNTSTPALGQFLSVLLTLLFLSVDGHLVLVDLVVRSYALMPPGEAWLAPQRLLNIALFGGYAFLAGLLLALPVGFLLLCVNVIVGMLSRSAPALNLFAVGLPASLAMGVIAILIALPAMGDYLLVIIHEALEASQLLVLG, encoded by the coding sequence ATGAACATGGGCTTCGGCCTTTCCGTCGAGCCGCAGCTCTGGGCGCTGCTGTTCGTCATGGTGCGCGTCGGCGCCGCGTTTCTTGCCGCGCCGGTGTTCAGCGCCGTATCGATTCCGCTGCCCGCGCGGATCGCGCTGACCGGAGCGATCGGGGTGCTTACGATGCACGCCGCGCCGGTGGTGGCCCCGGACGAGATATTCTCGATCACGACGATGCTGATGGTCGCCGCCGAAGCGATGGTCGGGCTCGCGCTCGGCTTCGTGCTGCAGATCGCATTTGCCGCGCCGCTCGTGGCCAGCGAAGTGATGGGCGTTTCGATGGGGCTCGGTTTCGCCCAGGCGGTCGATCCGCAGAGCAATACGTCGACCCCCGCGCTCGGCCAGTTCCTTTCGGTGCTGCTGACGCTGCTCTTCCTCTCGGTCGACGGACACCTCGTCCTCGTCGACCTGGTCGTGCGCAGCTATGCGCTGATGCCGCCGGGCGAGGCGTGGCTGGCGCCGCAGCGATTGCTCAATATCGCGCTGTTCGGCGGCTATGCCTTTCTCGCCGGGCTGCTGCTCGCGCTGCCGGTCGGGTTCCTGCTGCTCTGCGTCAATGTGATCGTGGGCATGCTCTCGCGCTCGGCACCGGCGCTCAACCTGTTCGCAGTCGGGCTGCCCGCCAGCCTTGCAATGGGCGTGATCGCAATCCTGATCGCGCTGCCCGCAATGGGTGACTATCTGCTCGTCATCATCCACGAGGCGCTCGAAGCCTCGCAATTGCTGGTGCTCGGCTGA
- a CDS encoding flagellar basal body-associated FliL family protein has product MAEDATEDTKPKKKKGGFLKLILLVIGLTVLIGGGVGGGLYAAQAGWLGGSGGGGAGNPDEPHLVPKSEQKRAAEAGGDHGGGEGGSDHDRTPTPEGEGGEEHASNYYTLEKEFTSNLQNSVHFIQVGIAVATHYDDRVIENLRTHEIAVRSAVLMALSETTEDQVFTSQGKRQLQKRLVDAINAVLKQKEGFGGIGNVYFTNFIVQ; this is encoded by the coding sequence ATGGCCGAAGACGCGACCGAAGACACCAAGCCCAAGAAGAAAAAGGGCGGATTCCTGAAACTGATACTGCTGGTGATCGGGCTGACCGTGCTGATCGGCGGCGGTGTCGGCGGCGGGCTCTATGCGGCGCAGGCCGGCTGGCTGGGCGGATCGGGCGGCGGGGGTGCCGGCAATCCCGACGAGCCGCACCTCGTTCCCAAATCCGAGCAGAAGCGCGCCGCTGAAGCCGGCGGCGATCATGGCGGCGGCGAAGGCGGGAGCGATCACGATCGCACTCCGACGCCCGAAGGTGAGGGCGGCGAGGAGCATGCCTCCAACTATTACACGCTCGAAAAGGAGTTCACTTCGAACCTCCAGAACAGCGTGCATTTCATTCAGGTCGGGATCGCCGTCGCGACGCACTATGACGATCGCGTGATCGAGAATCTGCGCACGCATGAAATCGCGGTGCGCTCCGCGGTGCTGATGGCGCTCAGCGAAACCACCGAAGATCAGGTATTTACCTCGCAGGGCAAGCGCCAGCTGCAGAAGCGCCTGGTCGATGCGATCAACGCCGTCCTTAAACAAAAGGAAGGATTTGGCGGCATTGGTAACGTCTACTTTACCAATTTCATTGTTCAGTGA
- a CDS encoding flagellar biosynthetic protein FliO: MMWSYILKLVILLPLVCGLLIGCLYLWRKLEGRLPRAQGERMVQVKETMMVSPGVRLAVVDFEGRRLLVSVARTGVTLVDRVDG, encoded by the coding sequence ATGATGTGGTCGTACATCCTGAAGCTGGTCATTCTGCTGCCGCTGGTCTGCGGCCTGCTGATCGGCTGCCTCTATCTCTGGCGCAAGCTGGAGGGGCGGCTGCCGCGCGCGCAGGGCGAGCGGATGGTTCAGGTGAAGGAAACGATGATGGTCTCGCCGGGCGTCCGGCTCGCCGTGGTCGATTTCGAAGGACGCCGGCTGCTCGTTTCGGTCGCGCGTACCGGGGTTACGCTGGTCGACCGGGTGGACGGATGA